Proteins encoded together in one Acipenser ruthenus chromosome 22, fAciRut3.2 maternal haplotype, whole genome shotgun sequence window:
- the fbxl18 gene encoding F-box/LRR-repeat protein 18 isoform X2 — translation MDNQEAEEMPSEDPVDSDNINMTEFSDEILLNILKFVPTHDVVLSVRRVCKKFANLCLDKSLVSTVRLTRDYQASDDKVKQMIREIASQIQVLSMSSCYWLSGPTVDQMSKCKSLVKLDLSGCRLTSLRLSKILSCLWALRSLAIDISHGFDSSQLSSESKATLSHLTELKQTLHTPSYGVVPCCTSLERLLLYFEIHNFSSFTTSCQLMVGQSSVPHYQSLRIFYSRLAPGYVNQVVMRLYLTVFSMRIPQNLQAFVISIPGNFPESGAAAKNLLEGMARNVALEALQLPKTWVDGSCLPHILKLSTPSYLNFSRCLVFGNQLVHDGKDLKSLVSLNLSGCVHCLSKDCSRKAEDDIDCDIVETLVNACPNIRHLNLSAAHHHSPSHSESHVCTILSKLKHLRSLALPVCTVSEEDKSSDQSPSNSLQPVANSAVTLGLIKSTRIGVKTYNPRNSSEQSGRDPPNSSFKVLLDSASLLEELELIGSSFSSSMPRNEPAIRKELPPCVRARQVGDEDMAAVGRLGLLQRLTLAQLPGIVNGAGLVQVGMKCQELQVLSLANLGMLKKVTYMPSLIETLKHCKQLKDFRLEQPYISANSQFFQALSHCPSLQRLCIISRHGTFQPDAVMSFMASCRDVIMCHMFTGETLVACRNLQQALLQRTPGSVLGSIQKAHNA, via the exons ATGGACAACCAAGAAGCAGAG GAAATGCCAAGTGAGGACCCAGTGGACAGTGACAATATCAATATGACTGAGTTCTCAGATGAGATCTTGCTGAACATTTTGAAGTTCGTGCCCACCCATGACGTGGTTCTCAGCGTCAGGAGGGTGTGTAAGAAGTTTGCCAATTTGTGCCTGGACAAGAGCCTCGTCTCCACGGTGCGGCTAACCAGGGACTACCAG GCAAGTGATGACAAAGTTAAACAAATGATTAGAGAGATTGCCAGTCAAATCCAGGTGCTCAGCATGAGCAGCTGCTACTGGCTGTCGGGACCAACAGTCGACCAGATGTCCAAGTGCAAGAGCCTGGTGAAGCTGGACCTGTCTGGATGCCGCTTGACCTCCTTGCGCCTCTCCAAGATCCTCTCCTGTCTCTGGGCCCTGCGCTCCCTCGCCATCGACATCAGCCACGGCTTCGACTCCAGCCAGCTGAGCAGCGAGAGCAAGGCCACGCTGAGCCATTTGACAGAGCTCAAGCAGACGCTCCACACACCCTCCTATGGTGTGGTGCCGTGCTGCACCAGCCTAGAAAGACTCCTCTTGTATTTTGAAATTCACAACTTCTCCAGCTTCACGACTTCCTGCCAGCTGATGGTGGGCCAGAGCAGTGTCCCACACTACCAGAGCCTCCGTATTTTCTACTCCAGGCTGGCCCCGGGCTACGTCAATCAGGTAGTCATGAGGCTGTACCTGACAGTGTTCAGCATGCGCATCCCACAGAACCTGCAGGCTTTTGTCATCTCCATCCCTGGGAATTTCCCTGAAAGTGGGGCTGCAGCCAAGAATCTCTTGGAGGGCATGGCCCGAAACGTTGCCCTTGAAGCCCTTCAGCTGCCCAAGACCTGGGTGGACGGATCCTGCCTCCCACACATCCTGAAACTCAGCACGCCCTCTTATTTAAATTTCAGCCGCTGCCTGGTTTTCGGGAACCAGCTGGTGCATGACGGCAAGGACCTCAAATCCCTGGTGAGCTTGAACCTCAGTGGCTGTGTCCACTGCCTCTCGAAAGACTGCAGCCGTAAGGCCGAAGATGACATTGACTGCGACATTGTGGAGACCCTCGTGAATGCTTGCCCTAACATAAGGCACCTGAACCTCTCCGCGGCACACCACCATAGCCCTTCCCATTCTGAGAGTCACGTGTGCACAATCTTATCCAAACTGAAGCACCTGCGTTCTTTGGCGTTGCCGGTCTGCACTGTTTCAGAGGAAGACAAAAGCTCCGATCAGTCGCCGAGCAACAGCCTGCAACCTGTAGCCAACTCAGCTGTTACTCTGGGGCTCATAAAGAGCACCCGGATAGGTGTCAAGACTTACAATCCTAGAAACAGCTCGGAGCAGTCGGGCAGGGACCCGCCCAACTCCAGCTTCAAGGTGCTGCTCGACAGCGCCTCTCTCTTGGAGGAGTTGGAGCTGATCGGGTCGAGCTTCTCCTCTTCCATGCCGCGCAACGAGCCCGCCATCCGCAAGGAGCTGCCGCCCTGTGTGAGGGCCAGGCAGGTTGGGGATGAGGACATGGCGGCCGTGGGGCGCCTGGGGCTCCTGCAGAGACTGACCCTGGCACAGCTCCCCGGGATTGTCAATGGGGCCGGGCTGGTACAGGTTGGCATGAAGTGCCAGGAGCTGCAGGTTCTGTCTCTTGCTAACTTGGGCATGCTTAAAAAAGTAACATACATGCCCTCCCTCATTGAAACACTCAAGCATTGTAAGCAGCTGAAGGACTTCag ACTTGAGCAGCCTTACATCAGCGCTAACTCGCAGTTTTTCCAGGCCCTGAGCCACTGCCCCTCCCTTCAGCGCCTCTGCATCATCTCCCGCCACGGGACCTTCCAGCCGGACGCGGTGATGTCATTTATGGCCAGCTGCCGCGATGTCATTATGTGTCACATGTTTACGGGAGAGACCTTGGTGGCTTGCAGAAACCTGCAGCAGGCTCTTCTTCAAAG AACTCCAGGCTCAGTGCTCGGCAGTATTCAAAAGGCACACAATGCATGA
- the fbxl18 gene encoding F-box/LRR-repeat protein 18 isoform X1: protein MDNQEAEEMPSEDPVDSDNINMTEFSDEILLNILKFVPTHDVVLSVRRVCKKFANLCLDKSLVSTVRLTRDYQASDDKVKQMIREIASQIQVLSMSSCYWLSGPTVDQMSKCKSLVKLDLSGCRLTSLRLSKILSCLWALRSLAIDISHGFDSSQLSSESKATLSHLTELKQTLHTPSYGVVPCCTSLERLLLYFEIHNFSSFTTSCQLMVGQSSVPHYQSLRIFYSRLAPGYVNQVVMRLYLTVFSMRIPQNLQAFVISIPGNFPESGAAAKNLLEGMARNVALEALQLPKTWVDGSCLPHILKLSTPSYLNFSRCLVFGNQLVHDGKDLKSLVSLNLSGCVHCLSKDCSRKAEDDIDCDIVETLVNACPNIRHLNLSAAHHHSPSHSESHVCTILSKLKHLRSLALPVCTVSEEDKSSDQSPSNSLQPVANSAVTLGLIKSTRIGVKTYNPRNSSEQSGRDPPNSSFKVLLDSASLLEELELIGSSFSSSMPRNEPAIRKELPPCVRARQVGDEDMAAVGRLGLLQRLTLAQLPGIVNGAGLVQVGMKCQELQVLSLANLGMLKKVTYMPSLIETLKHCKQLKDFRLEQPYISANSQFFQALSHCPSLQRLCIISRHGTFQPDAVMSFMASCRDVIMCHMFTGETLVACRNLQQALLQSFQEERPALNVIVYPLLHEGLVNVIRDAPLVHLEEITLFKSRVAEDPPHLWW from the exons ATGGACAACCAAGAAGCAGAG GAAATGCCAAGTGAGGACCCAGTGGACAGTGACAATATCAATATGACTGAGTTCTCAGATGAGATCTTGCTGAACATTTTGAAGTTCGTGCCCACCCATGACGTGGTTCTCAGCGTCAGGAGGGTGTGTAAGAAGTTTGCCAATTTGTGCCTGGACAAGAGCCTCGTCTCCACGGTGCGGCTAACCAGGGACTACCAG GCAAGTGATGACAAAGTTAAACAAATGATTAGAGAGATTGCCAGTCAAATCCAGGTGCTCAGCATGAGCAGCTGCTACTGGCTGTCGGGACCAACAGTCGACCAGATGTCCAAGTGCAAGAGCCTGGTGAAGCTGGACCTGTCTGGATGCCGCTTGACCTCCTTGCGCCTCTCCAAGATCCTCTCCTGTCTCTGGGCCCTGCGCTCCCTCGCCATCGACATCAGCCACGGCTTCGACTCCAGCCAGCTGAGCAGCGAGAGCAAGGCCACGCTGAGCCATTTGACAGAGCTCAAGCAGACGCTCCACACACCCTCCTATGGTGTGGTGCCGTGCTGCACCAGCCTAGAAAGACTCCTCTTGTATTTTGAAATTCACAACTTCTCCAGCTTCACGACTTCCTGCCAGCTGATGGTGGGCCAGAGCAGTGTCCCACACTACCAGAGCCTCCGTATTTTCTACTCCAGGCTGGCCCCGGGCTACGTCAATCAGGTAGTCATGAGGCTGTACCTGACAGTGTTCAGCATGCGCATCCCACAGAACCTGCAGGCTTTTGTCATCTCCATCCCTGGGAATTTCCCTGAAAGTGGGGCTGCAGCCAAGAATCTCTTGGAGGGCATGGCCCGAAACGTTGCCCTTGAAGCCCTTCAGCTGCCCAAGACCTGGGTGGACGGATCCTGCCTCCCACACATCCTGAAACTCAGCACGCCCTCTTATTTAAATTTCAGCCGCTGCCTGGTTTTCGGGAACCAGCTGGTGCATGACGGCAAGGACCTCAAATCCCTGGTGAGCTTGAACCTCAGTGGCTGTGTCCACTGCCTCTCGAAAGACTGCAGCCGTAAGGCCGAAGATGACATTGACTGCGACATTGTGGAGACCCTCGTGAATGCTTGCCCTAACATAAGGCACCTGAACCTCTCCGCGGCACACCACCATAGCCCTTCCCATTCTGAGAGTCACGTGTGCACAATCTTATCCAAACTGAAGCACCTGCGTTCTTTGGCGTTGCCGGTCTGCACTGTTTCAGAGGAAGACAAAAGCTCCGATCAGTCGCCGAGCAACAGCCTGCAACCTGTAGCCAACTCAGCTGTTACTCTGGGGCTCATAAAGAGCACCCGGATAGGTGTCAAGACTTACAATCCTAGAAACAGCTCGGAGCAGTCGGGCAGGGACCCGCCCAACTCCAGCTTCAAGGTGCTGCTCGACAGCGCCTCTCTCTTGGAGGAGTTGGAGCTGATCGGGTCGAGCTTCTCCTCTTCCATGCCGCGCAACGAGCCCGCCATCCGCAAGGAGCTGCCGCCCTGTGTGAGGGCCAGGCAGGTTGGGGATGAGGACATGGCGGCCGTGGGGCGCCTGGGGCTCCTGCAGAGACTGACCCTGGCACAGCTCCCCGGGATTGTCAATGGGGCCGGGCTGGTACAGGTTGGCATGAAGTGCCAGGAGCTGCAGGTTCTGTCTCTTGCTAACTTGGGCATGCTTAAAAAAGTAACATACATGCCCTCCCTCATTGAAACACTCAAGCATTGTAAGCAGCTGAAGGACTTCag ACTTGAGCAGCCTTACATCAGCGCTAACTCGCAGTTTTTCCAGGCCCTGAGCCACTGCCCCTCCCTTCAGCGCCTCTGCATCATCTCCCGCCACGGGACCTTCCAGCCGGACGCGGTGATGTCATTTATGGCCAGCTGCCGCGATGTCATTATGTGTCACATGTTTACGGGAGAGACCTTGGTGGCTTGCAGAAACCTGCAGCAGGCTCTTCTTCAAAG